In a single window of the Desulfovibrio mangrovi genome:
- a CDS encoding M24 family metallopeptidase — protein MTRHTAIEVIPSKELEKRHARCRALLETHAPQASGMLVFARVNIYHLTGTLGNGLFWLPKEGAPVLLVRHGIERCRLESPLEHIHSFRSYGDIAKVLHEVDSPLGDTVAVEYSGLTWQLGELLRAKLADKTFVSCDTILTLARSVKTPWELAKLRLAGQRHHESLHRELPRLIRPGMNEREISHRAWDVFFARGHSGILRMNAFGEEIFLGHVSAGENGNYPNHFNGPLGVKGEHPATPYMGYSGTVWKKGSPLAVDIGFCLEGYHTDKTQLYWSGKADSIPDSVRRAHDTSIAIQHHVAERMRPGAIPSEIYREAVQMADKAGFAEGFMALGKGKVPFVGHGIGLGIDEFPVLANKFDAPMEAGMVMAVEPKIGIEGIGMVGVENTFEITENGAACITGDEYDMVCVE, from the coding sequence GTGACCCGACATACCGCCATAGAAGTCATCCCGTCAAAAGAACTGGAAAAACGCCATGCCCGCTGCCGCGCCCTGCTGGAAACCCACGCCCCGCAGGCTTCAGGCATGCTCGTTTTTGCGCGGGTGAACATCTATCACCTCACAGGCACTCTCGGCAACGGCCTGTTCTGGCTGCCGAAGGAAGGAGCCCCCGTTCTGCTCGTCCGCCACGGCATTGAACGATGCAGACTGGAAAGCCCGCTGGAGCACATTCACAGCTTCCGTTCCTACGGCGACATTGCCAAGGTCCTGCACGAAGTAGATTCTCCCCTCGGCGATACGGTCGCCGTGGAATATTCCGGCCTGACATGGCAGCTCGGTGAACTGCTGCGCGCCAAGCTCGCCGACAAAACCTTCGTTTCCTGCGACACCATTCTCACCTTGGCCCGTTCGGTAAAAACTCCATGGGAGTTGGCCAAGCTGCGTCTTGCCGGTCAACGCCACCATGAAAGCCTGCACAGGGAACTGCCCAGACTCATCCGCCCCGGCATGAACGAGCGCGAAATATCGCACCGCGCGTGGGATGTATTCTTTGCGCGCGGCCATTCCGGCATCCTGCGCATGAACGCCTTTGGCGAAGAAATATTCCTCGGCCATGTCTCTGCCGGTGAAAACGGGAACTATCCCAACCACTTCAACGGCCCCCTCGGCGTCAAGGGCGAGCATCCCGCCACGCCGTACATGGGCTATTCCGGCACGGTATGGAAAAAGGGCTCCCCCCTCGCCGTGGACATCGGCTTCTGCCTTGAGGGCTACCATACGGACAAGACCCAGCTGTACTGGTCCGGCAAGGCCGACAGCATTCCGGACAGCGTGCGCCGCGCCCATGACACCAGCATTGCCATTCAGCACCATGTTGCGGAACGCATGCGCCCGGGAGCCATTCCTTCCGAGATCTACCGTGAGGCGGTGCAGATGGCCGACAAGGCCGGATTTGCCGAAGGCTTCATGGCGCTGGGCAAAGGCAAGGTTCCTTTCGTGGGACACGGCATAGGGCTCGGCATTGACGAATTTCCCGTGCTGGCCAACAAGTTTGACGCGCCCATGGAAGCGGGCATGGTCATGGCTGTTGAACCCAAGATTGGCATTGAGGGAATCGGCATGGTGGGCGTGGAGAACACGTTTGAAATCACCGAGAACGGCGCCGCGTGCATCACGGGCGATGAATACGACATGGTTTGTGTGGAGTAG
- a CDS encoding metal-dependent hydrolase: MPGYQAHMLAGAGMAGGIIAGSMYMGWFDAEPIYIAILVTISTLAALFPDCDTESKGQNFFYAIMAVTDITLIIHEHYKWASILGLFAMLPALGKHRGWTHTWWAMLLVPLPIMALPWVFFRTSWEETLPYYAAAVIGYLSHLILDREF; the protein is encoded by the coding sequence ATGCCCGGATACCAAGCACACATGCTCGCCGGAGCCGGCATGGCGGGCGGCATCATAGCCGGTTCCATGTACATGGGCTGGTTCGATGCCGAGCCCATATACATTGCCATTCTGGTCACCATCTCCACGCTGGCCGCCCTGTTCCCCGACTGCGACACCGAGTCCAAGGGGCAGAACTTCTTCTATGCCATCATGGCGGTCACAGACATAACGCTGATCATTCACGAACATTACAAATGGGCCAGCATTCTCGGCCTCTTTGCCATGCTGCCCGCGCTGGGCAAGCATCGCGGCTGGACGCACACCTGGTGGGCCATGCTGCTGGTTCCCCTGCCCATCATGGCACTGCCGTGGGTTTTCTTCCGCACATCATGGGAAGAAACCCTGCCTTACTATGCCGCCGCCGTTATCGGCTATCTTTCGCACCTGATTCTGGATCGGGAGTTTTAA
- a CDS encoding CoA-binding protein, giving the protein MLFDDTLRDALRNVRTIAVIGAKDKAGQPVDMVGRYLITAGYTVIPVHPIRKNVWGLPTYTSILDIPVPVDVVNLFRASEFCLSHAEEVCRLATLPSIFWMQSGIRNQGAGRLMAERGVRVVEDKCIMVELQRLGIKGPA; this is encoded by the coding sequence ATGCTATTTGACGACACCTTGCGCGATGCTCTGCGGAACGTCCGCACCATTGCCGTTATCGGGGCCAAGGACAAGGCGGGACAGCCTGTGGACATGGTCGGGCGTTATCTCATCACGGCCGGTTACACCGTCATTCCGGTGCACCCCATTCGCAAGAACGTGTGGGGCCTGCCGACCTATACCTCCATTCTGGATATCCCCGTGCCTGTGGATGTGGTGAACCTGTTCCGCGCATCCGAATTCTGTCTTTCACATGCAGAGGAAGTCTGCAGGCTGGCAACGCTGCCCTCGATTTTCTGGATGCAGTCGGGCATCCGCAATCAGGGTGCGGGCAGGCTGATGGCGGAAAGGGGGGTGCGGGTTGTCGAAGACAAATGCATCATGGTCGAGTTGCAGCGGCTGGGCATAAAAGGTCCGGCATAG
- a CDS encoding DUF2867 domain-containing protein, translating to MTTPDMQSSTYSPDVVQSETLLHIGQIRRLLPRIDYQDTFSAPLPEGFDMPLHALAHAMFAHPPKLLFRLMQLRDMLVAPLGLKTAKGTGVPKPGAEVSEPAIGDRIGIFKLVHMEDDLLLFKESDSHLDFVIALERKKGETGTSVPAGTDAISLSTCVRFNNATGRAYFFVVRPFHKWIVPMCMRDGLQRLK from the coding sequence ATGACCACGCCAGACATGCAGAGCTCAACATATTCCCCTGACGTAGTGCAAAGCGAAACACTTCTGCACATCGGACAGATACGCCGCCTGCTGCCGCGCATCGATTATCAGGACACCTTCTCGGCTCCCCTGCCCGAAGGATTCGATATGCCTCTGCACGCGCTGGCGCACGCCATGTTTGCCCATCCGCCCAAGCTGCTTTTCCGGCTCATGCAACTGCGTGACATGCTTGTCGCACCGCTGGGCTTGAAAACCGCCAAGGGCACAGGCGTCCCCAAGCCCGGAGCTGAAGTTTCCGAACCGGCCATAGGCGACCGTATCGGCATCTTCAAGCTCGTGCACATGGAAGATGACTTGCTGCTCTTCAAGGAATCGGACAGCCATCTCGACTTTGTCATCGCTCTGGAACGGAAGAAGGGGGAAACCGGAACAAGCGTCCCTGCAGGAACAGACGCCATCTCGCTGAGCACCTGTGTGCGTTTCAACAACGCCACGGGCCGCGCGTACTTTTTCGTCGTACGCCCCTTCCACAAGTGGATTGTGCCCATGTGCATGCGGGACGGCCTGCAACGCCTGAAATAG
- a CDS encoding YkgJ family cysteine cluster protein, whose protein sequence is MSLNDDMTMAGEAEAFDCKMCGHCCLGEGGIVVSPKDLDRIADHLGLTPEEFAERHGVRKGEKLFIRVGEDGYCTFFVQGKGCGVHIAKPDICRAWPFFRGNVVDADSLELAKDFCPGIRSDVSHAEFARQGRAYLKENGLLASDPRCEARALILDE, encoded by the coding sequence ATGAGCTTGAATGACGATATGACCATGGCAGGGGAAGCGGAAGCCTTTGACTGCAAGATGTGTGGCCACTGCTGCCTTGGCGAAGGCGGTATTGTGGTGAGCCCCAAGGATCTGGACCGCATTGCCGACCATCTTGGCCTGACCCCTGAAGAGTTTGCGGAACGCCACGGCGTGCGTAAGGGGGAGAAGCTGTTCATCCGTGTGGGAGAAGACGGCTACTGCACCTTCTTTGTGCAGGGCAAGGGATGCGGCGTGCACATTGCCAAGCCGGACATCTGCCGTGCGTGGCCTTTCTTCCGTGGCAACGTGGTCGATGCCGATTCCCTTGAGCTGGCTAAAGATTTTTGCCCCGGTATCCGAAGTGATGTGAGCCATGCGGAATTTGCACGTCAGGGCCGCGCCTACCTCAAGGAAAATGGCCTGCTGGCTTCTGATCCGCGCTGCGAGGCACGTGCGCTGATTCTGGACGAATAG
- a CDS encoding J domain-containing protein, with protein MTLKECYRILKLKEGASVDDVKSAYRKRAFELHPDLHPDKPDAARQFQLLNEAYVMLTRTGSTEEGFRTQAEQAYAKAKKGFDASQSSQSSQSSQAGQSAQSSQEQRTRASEAYSKTQSQKAGGSATGARYTSSRQQVRQEDVLNDILKDPFARRVFEDIYSQIRRETGKAPLPRKRKLSFEWGDSKLSFDMTHGLAAGVKGWMRKQMDDEQTIHLPPQSLVPGARVRITLSQGMNEEPRQIEITLPSDFVVGRPIRLKGLGRKIGPWVGDLYLRILAKLS; from the coding sequence GTGACGCTTAAGGAATGCTACAGGATACTCAAGCTGAAAGAGGGCGCAAGCGTAGACGATGTAAAATCCGCCTACCGCAAGCGTGCGTTCGAGCTGCATCCCGATCTGCATCCCGACAAGCCCGATGCGGCCCGTCAGTTTCAGTTGCTGAATGAAGCCTATGTGATGCTTACGCGCACCGGCAGCACGGAAGAAGGCTTCCGTACGCAGGCAGAGCAGGCCTATGCAAAGGCGAAGAAGGGATTCGACGCTTCCCAGTCATCCCAGTCGTCTCAGTCATCTCAAGCCGGTCAGTCCGCCCAATCCTCGCAGGAGCAGCGGACCAGGGCCTCGGAAGCCTATTCCAAAACCCAGTCGCAAAAGGCGGGCGGTTCGGCAACTGGGGCCCGCTATACCTCATCCCGACAGCAGGTTCGGCAGGAAGACGTGCTCAACGACATCCTCAAGGACCCCTTTGCCCGACGGGTGTTCGAGGATATCTACAGCCAGATCCGCCGGGAGACGGGGAAGGCTCCCTTGCCCAGGAAGCGCAAGCTGAGTTTCGAGTGGGGAGATTCCAAGCTTTCCTTCGATATGACCCACGGGCTTGCCGCAGGCGTGAAGGGCTGGATGCGCAAGCAGATGGACGATGAACAGACCATCCACCTGCCGCCGCAGAGTCTTGTGCCGGGGGCGCGCGTGCGCATCACCCTGTCGCAGGGCATGAACGAGGAGCCCCGGCAGATAGAAATCACCCTGCCATCGGACTTCGTGGTGGGGCGGCCCATCCGCTTGAAAGGGCTGGGCCGCAAGATAGGGCCGTGGGTGGGCGACCTTTACCTGCGCATTCTCGCCAAGCTTTCCTGA